The following are encoded in a window of Rosa chinensis cultivar Old Blush chromosome 4, RchiOBHm-V2, whole genome shotgun sequence genomic DNA:
- the LOC112197972 gene encoding major strawberry allergen Fra a 1.08, protein MGVFTYESEFTSVIPPARLFKAFVLDADNLIPKIAPQAVKSAEILEGDGGVGTIKKINLGEGSEYSYVKHQIDGIDKDNFVYKYSMIEGDAISDKIEKISYETKLVASSDGGSIIKSTSNYHTKGDVEIKEEHVKAGKERAAGLFKIIESHLLANPDIYN, encoded by the coding sequence ATGGGTGTCTTCACTTATGAATCTGAGTTCACCTCTGTCATTCCACCAGCTAGGTTGTTCAAGGCCTTTGTCCTTGACGCCGACAACCTCATCCCCAAGATTGCTCCCCAAGCAGTTAAGAGTGCCGAGATTCTTGAAGGTGATGGAGGTGTTGGAACCatcaagaagatcaaccttGGTGAAGGAAGTGAATACAGCTATGTGAAGCACCAGATTGACGGAATTGACAAAGACAACTTCGTGTACAAGTACAGCATGATTGAAGGAGATGCTATCTCAGACAAAATTGAGAAGATCTCCTATGAGACTAAGTTGGTGGCATCTTCCGATGGAGGCTccatcatcaagagcaccagCAACTACCACACCAAGGGTGACGTGGAGATCAAGGAAGAGCATGTTAAGGCTGGCAAAGAAAGGGCCGCCGGTTTGTTCAAGATTATTGAGAGCCACCTTCTAGCGAACCCTGATATTTACAACTAA